In a single window of the Tellurirhabdus bombi genome:
- a CDS encoding response regulator → MTAIDERIHILIIEDEGILAMELSDSLEEEGYYVVGVASNGRKAFDIFRRQHVDLLLCDITLKGDWDGIETVQHLTAERPVPVIYLTALSDRETLNRAKQTYPAAYVNKPYQLASLRTAIELAIHNFTQRKKPATPSPTERNHLDRETILQINDYVFIKQNYQFVKVNLTDLLYLEADNVYTSLITTDRKYVLRQTLSGILERVQQPGLVRVHRSYAVNINKVESFNETEIVIGTQQIPMSRSYKESFLQQFNPR, encoded by the coding sequence ATGACAGCCATCGATGAGCGCATCCATATTCTGATTATTGAGGATGAAGGCATTCTGGCAATGGAACTCAGCGATAGTCTGGAAGAAGAAGGCTACTACGTGGTGGGCGTCGCCAGTAATGGCCGCAAAGCATTCGACATTTTCCGACGGCAGCACGTCGATCTGCTGCTATGCGACATCACTCTTAAAGGCGATTGGGATGGCATTGAAACAGTCCAGCACTTAACGGCCGAACGACCCGTCCCCGTCATCTATCTGACGGCGCTGAGTGATCGCGAGACGCTGAACCGCGCTAAACAGACCTACCCCGCTGCTTACGTCAACAAACCCTATCAGTTAGCCAGTCTCCGTACCGCCATCGAGCTGGCCATTCATAACTTTACCCAGCGCAAAAAGCCCGCAACTCCCTCCCCCACCGAGCGCAACCACCTCGACCGCGAAACCATTCTGCAAATCAACGATTACGTTTTTATCAAGCAGAATTACCAGTTTGTTAAAGTTAACCTGACCGATTTGCTGTATTTGGAAGCGGACAATGTGTATACTTCGTTGATTACAACCGACCGCAAGTACGTTCTCCGGCAAACACTGAGCGGTATCTTGGAGCGTGTACAACAGCCCGGACTTGTCCGGGTTCATCGTTCTTACGCCGTTAACATCAACAAAGTTGAGTCGTTTAATGAAACCGAAATTGTGATTGGCACGCAGCAGATTCCGATGAGCCGGAGCTATAAAGAGAGCTTTTTACAGCAATTCAATCCCCGTTGA
- a CDS encoding FKBP-type peptidyl-prolyl cis-trans isomerase has protein sequence MQITKHKVAAIHYTLRDNSGKILDSSAGREPLYYLHGEGNLIPGMEEGLEGKEPGDHFQLNVSPEKGYGERDPEQIQEVPMSAFGGQKVEVGMQFHANHGQVVTVTSVAGDAVTIDANHPLAGQELNFDVEVVEVRDATADEVAHGHVHGPGGANH, from the coding sequence ATGCAAATCACAAAACACAAAGTGGCTGCTATCCACTACACGCTGCGCGACAATTCAGGTAAAATCCTTGACTCAAGCGCTGGACGCGAGCCACTGTACTACCTTCATGGTGAAGGAAATTTGATTCCAGGAATGGAAGAAGGACTCGAAGGGAAAGAACCCGGCGACCATTTCCAACTAAATGTATCTCCCGAAAAAGGCTACGGCGAACGGGATCCTGAGCAAATCCAGGAGGTTCCGATGAGTGCTTTCGGCGGGCAGAAAGTGGAAGTTGGCATGCAGTTTCACGCCAATCATGGTCAGGTGGTAACGGTTACAAGCGTTGCGGGAGATGCCGTAACAATCGACGCCAACCATCCACTGGCTGGGCAGGAATTGAACTTTGACGTAGAAGTCGTAGAAGTACGCGACGCAACCGCCGACGAAGTGGCCCACGGTCACGTTCACGGCCCCGGCGGAGCTAATCACTAA
- a CDS encoding GAF domain-containing protein, translating into MKAAAITDNEEERLKALASYNLLDTLPEADYDAITLLASEICRTPISAISLIDKDRQWFKSKQRLKASETPREQSFCAHAILEPDEIFIVPDARLDDRFSDNPLTTGYPNVVFYAGVPLMDAEGYSLGALCVIDSRPRTLTQNQLLALKALAQLVNTHFELRRTKDELERTRAELQQALQKPS; encoded by the coding sequence ATGAAGGCCGCCGCTATAACTGATAATGAAGAAGAGCGCTTAAAAGCTTTGGCTAGCTATAATTTGCTTGATACCCTCCCCGAAGCTGACTACGACGCCATTACGCTACTAGCCTCCGAAATTTGCCGTACCCCGATTTCTGCCATTAGCCTGATCGACAAAGACCGGCAGTGGTTTAAATCCAAACAGCGCTTAAAAGCCAGCGAAACCCCCAGGGAGCAGTCGTTCTGTGCCCACGCTATTCTGGAACCGGATGAGATTTTTATCGTTCCCGACGCCCGACTCGACGACCGCTTTTCCGACAATCCACTGACTACCGGCTACCCGAATGTGGTTTTTTATGCGGGCGTTCCCCTGATGGATGCGGAAGGTTATTCCCTCGGCGCGTTGTGTGTGATCGACAGCCGCCCCCGTACTCTAACGCAGAACCAGCTTCTGGCACTCAAAGCGTTAGCCCAGTTAGTTAATACTCATTTTGAATTAAGACGCACAAAAGATGAGCTGGAACGCACCCGTGCAGAGCTCCAGCAAGCGCTTCAGAAACCGTCTTAG
- a CDS encoding EamA/RhaT family transporter, producing the protein MLYLILSILLSVLLLLNFRLFPRFQVNTFQAIVFNYVICFLTGYLLLPTNQTFSIDFSQTWTWLALGLGVGFIVTFLLSGASTQRMGMTVTSLANNLSLVIPVCFSLFVFKAGGKQFDSLNYLGLVLALVAVGLSTLQKEPEAEAGINAKKLGLNILLPIGVFLMYGITNTLINYMNIRYIPSADKTTAVTLTMVAGAVVAGFLMLFVRIIRGQETISWRSMVGAVTLGIPNYLSFYTLLLALSAFGGNGAFVYPLYNIGVILVAALTAAVFFKETLSTPNKVGLGLAIVAIGLISWQELAALQF; encoded by the coding sequence ATGCTTTATCTCATTCTCAGCATTTTACTTTCTGTACTGCTTCTTCTTAATTTTCGTCTTTTTCCCCGTTTTCAAGTTAATACCTTCCAGGCGATTGTGTTTAATTATGTGATTTGCTTTCTAACGGGTTATCTATTGTTGCCCACTAACCAGACATTCAGTATTGATTTCTCGCAAACCTGGACCTGGTTGGCATTGGGGTTGGGCGTTGGCTTTATCGTGACGTTTCTGTTGTCGGGGGCCTCGACGCAACGCATGGGTATGACCGTAACTTCGCTGGCCAATAACCTGTCTTTGGTTATTCCGGTTTGCTTTAGCCTGTTTGTATTTAAAGCGGGCGGAAAACAATTTGACAGTTTAAATTACCTGGGCCTGGTGTTGGCACTAGTGGCGGTTGGACTGAGTACCCTTCAGAAAGAACCTGAGGCCGAAGCCGGAATAAATGCCAAAAAGCTAGGCCTAAATATCCTGTTGCCGATAGGCGTGTTTCTGATGTACGGCATCACCAACACATTGATCAATTACATGAATATCCGTTATATACCGTCGGCGGACAAAACCACGGCAGTCACCCTAACCATGGTGGCGGGGGCGGTGGTCGCGGGTTTTCTAATGCTGTTTGTTCGGATCATTCGCGGGCAGGAAACCATTTCCTGGCGCTCGATGGTGGGTGCCGTAACGCTAGGCATTCCGAATTATCTGAGTTTTTATACCTTGCTACTGGCGCTCTCTGCTTTTGGGGGCAATGGGGCTTTTGTCTATCCACTGTACAACATTGGCGTTATTCTGGTAGCCGCCCTGACAGCAGCGGTTTTCTTCAAAGAGACCCTGTCTACCCCCAATAAAGTTGGCCTGGGACTGGCTATTGTGGCAATCGGGCTTATTTCGTGGCAGGAACTAGCGGCACTTCAGTTTTAA
- a CDS encoding alpha/beta fold hydrolase, whose protein sequence is MSYIQAAPDVSLFYQDWGTGQPVVFIHGWPLSHEMWENQLTELPQQGLRCIAYDRRGFGKSSKPWSGYDYDTLADDLRAVLEELDLQNVTLVGFSMGGGEVARYMSKYAGDRVSKVVFISAVTPYLVQTEDNPDGVDRSTFDEMVENIKKDRADFLDTFGKQFYGVNLLSHPVSQSLLDWNKTLALFGSPKATLDCVRSFSETDFRADLPTISVPTLIIHGDSDKTVPFESSGQQTHRLIPQSTLLVYEGEPHGLFVTSKDQLNEDLLSFILARTTVTEPAY, encoded by the coding sequence ATGAGTTATATCCAAGCCGCCCCCGATGTTAGCCTGTTCTATCAGGATTGGGGAACCGGACAGCCTGTTGTTTTCATTCACGGCTGGCCATTAAGCCACGAAATGTGGGAAAACCAATTGACGGAACTTCCTCAGCAAGGCCTTCGCTGCATCGCATACGACCGCCGTGGTTTCGGAAAATCCAGCAAACCATGGAGTGGTTACGATTATGACACGCTGGCAGATGACCTGCGGGCGGTTCTTGAAGAACTTGATTTACAAAATGTAACCCTGGTCGGCTTCTCCATGGGCGGCGGGGAAGTAGCCCGTTACATGAGCAAATATGCCGGAGACCGGGTTTCGAAAGTAGTGTTTATTAGCGCCGTAACGCCTTATCTGGTTCAGACGGAGGACAACCCGGATGGCGTTGATCGCAGCACGTTCGACGAAATGGTTGAAAACATCAAAAAAGACCGGGCCGATTTTCTGGATACATTCGGAAAGCAGTTCTACGGGGTCAACTTGCTAAGCCACCCGGTTAGCCAGTCGCTGCTGGATTGGAACAAAACGCTCGCCTTGTTTGGCTCGCCAAAAGCTACGCTGGATTGCGTACGGTCTTTCTCCGAAACGGATTTTCGGGCTGATTTACCGACCATCAGCGTTCCAACCTTGATTATTCACGGGGACTCGGACAAAACGGTTCCTTTCGAGTCTTCAGGTCAACAAACGCACCGACTCATTCCCCAGTCAACTTTATTGGTTTACGAAGGAGAGCCGCACGGCCTTTTTGTAACCAGCAAAGATCAGTTGAATGAGGATTTGCTGAGCTTTATTCTGGCTCGTACAACGGTAACAGAACCGGCATACTAA
- the dprA gene encoding DNA-processing protein DprA, whose protein sequence is MNQSESFYQLALTLVAGVGDVLIRHLISYSGSATAVFQSSAGKLMKIPGVGEVTARAILSPEVLKEAERVTQQTEALGVKTVFYTDKCYPSRLKSLYDAPALFYWQGNADLNTGRTLGIVGTRQATDYGRRMTEEIIQALKAYQPLIISGLAYGIDIAAHRASLQHGLPTIGVMASGIDVIYPSVHQKTAQEMRHHGALLTESRPGTKPDAHLFPARNRIIAGLSDVVIVVEAAAKGGALITAEYANNYHRDVFAVPGQVNQSFSQGCNKLIRENKAQIYTRPEDLVEALNWDKPLEMHTNPLLDRALDFTEEESQVIALLRQLTDEHIDDISWKTGLPMGTLAALLLNLEFKGIIRSLPGKRYGLG, encoded by the coding sequence GTGAACCAATCTGAATCCTTTTATCAACTTGCCCTGACGCTGGTAGCTGGCGTGGGAGATGTCCTGATTCGGCACCTAATTAGTTATAGCGGCTCAGCTACGGCAGTGTTTCAATCTTCAGCAGGCAAGCTGATGAAAATACCGGGCGTTGGCGAAGTAACAGCGCGGGCAATTTTATCACCGGAAGTACTTAAAGAAGCAGAGCGGGTTACGCAGCAAACAGAGGCGCTCGGCGTCAAAACCGTTTTTTATACCGACAAGTGCTATCCATCGCGTCTGAAATCTCTGTACGATGCTCCCGCGCTGTTTTACTGGCAGGGAAATGCCGACCTGAACACGGGACGTACGCTTGGTATCGTTGGGACACGGCAGGCAACGGACTATGGCCGCCGGATGACCGAGGAAATTATTCAGGCCCTGAAAGCTTACCAACCGCTAATAATCAGCGGACTTGCCTATGGAATAGATATCGCTGCCCATCGGGCCAGCCTCCAGCATGGGCTACCAACCATTGGGGTAATGGCCTCCGGAATTGATGTCATCTATCCGTCTGTTCATCAGAAAACAGCCCAGGAAATGCGGCACCATGGGGCATTGCTGACCGAAAGTAGGCCCGGGACGAAACCCGATGCGCATCTGTTTCCGGCCCGAAATCGGATCATTGCCGGCCTCAGCGATGTGGTTATTGTGGTTGAGGCGGCGGCCAAAGGTGGAGCTCTCATCACCGCCGAATACGCCAACAACTACCACCGGGACGTTTTTGCCGTGCCGGGGCAGGTAAATCAGTCGTTTTCGCAGGGTTGCAATAAGCTTATTCGTGAAAATAAAGCCCAGATTTACACCCGTCCTGAAGATTTGGTAGAAGCCCTGAATTGGGATAAGCCTTTGGAGATGCATACCAATCCTTTGTTAGACCGAGCGTTGGATTTTACGGAAGAAGAAAGCCAGGTGATTGCTTTGCTGCGTCAATTAACAGACGAGCACATCGATGATATAAGCTGGAAAACCGGTTTGCCCATGGGAACATTGGCTGCTTTACTCCTCAATCTGGAATTTAAAGGGATAATCCGTTCGCTACCAGGGAAGAGGTATGGCCTTGGATAG
- a CDS encoding GAF domain-containing hybrid sensor histidine kinase/response regulator — MIVAPIPVNELQRLAAVQRYALLDTLPEAEYDRITCIASELCQTPVALISLIDEKRQWVKSHYGLAVSEVPRDISPCAHTINYDHPLIVEDTTKDERFWDNPAVINQPYIIFYAGIPLISSDGFAVGSICVIDHQPRQLAQDQQIAMKALAQQVVLLMELRKTNAELAEARRDAEELAQQKAYLLATLSHEIRTPLHALEGYTQALLDNTKETTQQKDLKRLQNVGRTLVRMVNNILDYSKLQANKVLLEEASFSLSELLQETANLQEWQARQKGLKLSVEVDKNIPTTLKGDSTRLLQVMTNLLSNALKFTREGEIELRARLLEASQTHATLIVEVNDTGIGIPQEAIKHLFNEYIQVSVSTTREYGGTGLGLAISRQLLELMGSRLEVRSVVGQGTTFWFQLTLAIEVAKTPQVMNEESWLEGTYMAVDDNPFNTKILTYFFKKYGVQVAVFNSPLEALESAKNTQYKGILLDLHMPYLDGYELAAALRPLQPDTPIIALSADESSEASDKVKEAGFAGFLPKPFQAQQLKDLLIRITQ, encoded by the coding sequence ATGATTGTTGCTCCAATTCCAGTTAACGAACTACAACGTCTGGCTGCCGTGCAGCGATATGCACTTTTAGACACGTTGCCAGAGGCGGAATATGATCGGATTACCTGCATTGCTTCCGAGCTTTGTCAGACGCCGGTTGCCTTAATTAGTTTAATTGATGAAAAAAGGCAATGGGTTAAATCACACTATGGACTAGCCGTCAGTGAAGTCCCGCGTGACATCTCTCCCTGTGCACATACCATCAATTATGATCATCCTTTAATTGTCGAAGATACGACAAAAGATGAGCGTTTTTGGGACAATCCGGCGGTAATTAATCAGCCTTATATCATTTTTTACGCGGGAATTCCGCTCATCTCTTCGGATGGGTTTGCCGTAGGGTCAATCTGCGTGATTGATCATCAACCGCGCCAGTTGGCCCAGGACCAGCAGATAGCCATGAAGGCATTGGCTCAGCAGGTGGTGCTATTAATGGAGTTGCGCAAGACCAACGCTGAGCTGGCCGAAGCCCGCCGGGATGCCGAAGAACTAGCTCAACAAAAAGCTTACTTGCTGGCTACGCTCAGCCACGAAATCCGTACGCCGCTGCACGCGTTGGAAGGGTATACGCAGGCCTTATTAGATAATACAAAAGAAACTACTCAACAAAAAGACTTGAAACGCCTGCAAAATGTAGGCAGGACCTTGGTTCGCATGGTAAATAATATTTTGGATTACAGTAAATTACAGGCAAATAAGGTGTTGCTGGAAGAAGCCTCTTTTTCTTTGTCGGAGCTTTTGCAGGAAACGGCTAATTTACAGGAATGGCAAGCGCGGCAAAAAGGACTAAAGCTGAGTGTAGAAGTTGACAAAAATATACCGACTACCCTCAAAGGTGATTCGACACGTTTATTGCAGGTAATGACCAATCTGCTCAGCAATGCGCTGAAGTTCACGCGAGAGGGTGAAATTGAGCTTCGGGCGCGGCTCCTAGAGGCTTCACAAACGCACGCGACCCTAATCGTCGAAGTGAATGACACGGGTATTGGAATTCCGCAGGAAGCCATCAAGCATCTATTCAATGAATACATCCAGGTTTCGGTGTCCACAACCCGCGAATACGGGGGAACTGGTCTGGGGCTGGCCATTAGTCGGCAGTTGCTCGAACTGATGGGAAGTCGATTAGAAGTACGTAGCGTAGTTGGTCAAGGAACGACATTCTGGTTTCAATTGACGTTGGCGATTGAAGTGGCTAAAACGCCCCAGGTTATGAATGAGGAATCGTGGTTAGAAGGAACTTACATGGCCGTTGATGATAACCCCTTTAATACCAAAATTTTAACTTACTTTTTCAAAAAATACGGCGTACAGGTTGCCGTTTTTAACTCTCCTCTGGAAGCCTTGGAATCAGCTAAAAATACCCAATACAAAGGTATCCTGCTGGATCTGCACATGCCGTATCTGGACGGTTACGAACTAGCGGCGGCCCTACGTCCATTACAACCAGATACACCGATCATCGCTTTGTCGGCAGACGAAAGCTCGGAGGCGTCTGATAAAGTAAAAGAAGCGGGCTTTGCGGGCTTTTTGCCAAAACCTTTTCAAGCCCAGCAGCTAAAAGACCTGCTCATTAGAATTACGCAATAA
- a CDS encoding mechanosensitive ion channel family protein — translation MTEVDSLPIVSRPEIPVDSIIARLEKGHTALNDITNRTKRSFSTWQIDERLPEVQSYVSSIRTNLSLYNKVHDMKNLLMFQVLLGDIQRQLKTWREQLSGYEKELSEMNGALISIARDSVLVLPTDSAYRALYFNSLNDLRKQWLDASESTNKNLTRINKLQASVSDSYFEVAEQTNVVNERIREFNARIAGKETDFIWAIPKDIGTDNNLDHLVAKSYEGQRDMLLYYLNRSAANWFYMLVVGVLFFVWIARNRAFIKNQGESAIVTLKDLKLQYIEPVPFLATLVIVFNFAPFFDLRPPAVYVELTQFILLVILTLLFFRRWPRQLFYYWLAIVTLYILVVITRSSIIDPGLFFRLWLLCLNAISILFGYLFVTRIRQALSLTGFIKQVSFIYILLNILAVICNIIGRISLAKIFSTASIFGLTQAVGLFILVQIVNEAFRLQVASGKLSKGVASRFNYTRLEVGLHHALSFIAIVAWVIIFTNNLYIYNDVYALIERVLTAERKVGSTTFTWGNIVLFFIVLYLSGVLRKYIGYFFGETDDDLGGTIGKTDSRLVIIRLFMLIGGFLLAIVASGIGLDKVTVIVGALGVGIGLGLQNIVNNLVSGIILIFDKPFQIGDYIEITNKKGRVKNIGIRSSRLLTTEGSEVIIPNGDLLSGQVINWTINHKAKRIELTLKTDAEQDLQTLKTLIKQEISKHPNAIKRMQPEIFVSTITNETLELKVQVWTNAVNKEDNFRSEILLNIYRKFKEKGIKMA, via the coding sequence ATGACCGAGGTTGATAGCTTGCCTATTGTCTCCAGACCAGAAATTCCAGTCGATAGTATTATTGCGCGTCTTGAAAAAGGACATACAGCATTGAATGACATTACGAACCGCACAAAGCGTAGTTTTAGTACGTGGCAAATTGATGAGCGGCTTCCTGAAGTGCAATCGTATGTTAGTAGTATACGAACGAATTTGTCGCTTTACAATAAGGTGCATGACATGAAAAATTTACTCATGTTTCAGGTGCTATTGGGCGATATTCAAAGGCAGCTTAAAACTTGGCGGGAACAGCTATCGGGTTATGAAAAAGAACTGTCTGAAATGAATGGTGCCCTAATTTCTATTGCGCGCGATTCAGTGCTTGTTTTACCTACCGATAGCGCCTACAGGGCTTTGTATTTTAACTCTCTGAATGATTTAAGGAAGCAGTGGCTTGACGCTAGCGAATCAACCAATAAGAATTTAACGCGAATAAATAAACTGCAGGCTTCTGTTTCAGATAGCTATTTCGAAGTAGCTGAACAAACTAATGTAGTCAATGAACGCATTCGGGAATTTAATGCACGGATTGCTGGTAAAGAAACTGACTTTATATGGGCGATTCCAAAAGATATTGGTACGGATAATAACTTGGACCACCTGGTTGCTAAATCGTACGAAGGGCAACGGGATATGCTTTTATATTACCTAAACCGAAGCGCTGCCAACTGGTTTTATATGCTGGTTGTCGGTGTGCTTTTCTTTGTCTGGATTGCCAGAAATCGGGCCTTTATTAAAAATCAGGGGGAGAGTGCCATTGTTACCCTCAAGGATTTAAAATTACAATATATTGAACCTGTCCCTTTTTTAGCGACCTTAGTTATCGTCTTTAATTTTGCGCCTTTCTTCGACTTACGTCCACCTGCCGTATATGTAGAATTAACGCAATTTATTTTATTAGTCATACTTACGCTGTTATTTTTCAGGCGCTGGCCTCGGCAACTATTTTATTATTGGTTAGCCATTGTTACACTTTACATTTTGGTTGTTATTACTAGGTCATCGATCATTGATCCGGGACTATTTTTCAGACTTTGGCTACTATGCTTAAATGCTATTTCGATACTATTTGGTTATCTTTTTGTAACTCGAATACGGCAAGCTCTATCTCTGACCGGATTTATAAAACAGGTTTCTTTTATATACATATTATTAAATATTCTAGCGGTTATCTGTAATATTATTGGTCGCATTAGTCTGGCAAAAATATTTAGTACAGCATCTATCTTCGGTTTAACGCAAGCCGTCGGCTTATTTATATTGGTTCAAATTGTAAATGAAGCTTTTCGTTTACAAGTAGCCAGCGGTAAATTATCAAAAGGTGTTGCATCCCGCTTTAATTACACCCGCCTTGAAGTTGGCTTGCATCATGCTCTGAGCTTTATTGCCATAGTAGCCTGGGTAATTATATTTACGAATAACCTGTACATTTACAACGATGTTTATGCTTTAATCGAGCGTGTTTTAACGGCTGAGCGGAAGGTAGGTAGTACCACATTTACCTGGGGAAATATTGTGCTTTTCTTTATTGTGTTGTACTTGTCCGGTGTTTTACGAAAATACATCGGTTACTTCTTTGGCGAGACGGACGACGACCTTGGCGGCACGATTGGAAAGACAGATTCGCGCTTGGTAATTATTCGGCTTTTTATGCTGATCGGGGGCTTTCTGCTAGCCATTGTCGCCTCAGGAATCGGGCTGGATAAGGTTACCGTAATTGTCGGTGCGCTAGGGGTTGGGATCGGGTTAGGTCTTCAGAATATTGTCAATAATCTGGTTTCGGGGATTATTCTAATTTTTGATAAACCGTTTCAAATTGGCGATTACATCGAAATTACCAATAAAAAAGGAAGGGTCAAGAATATCGGTATCCGTTCGAGCCGCTTGCTGACGACCGAAGGCTCTGAAGTGATTATTCCCAATGGCGACCTGCTGTCGGGGCAGGTGATTAACTGGACAATCAACCACAAGGCGAAACGCATTGAACTGACCTTGAAGACAGACGCCGAACAGGATTTGCAGACCCTAAAAACACTCATTAAACAGGAAATCTCGAAGCATCCGAATGCGATTAAGCGAATGCAGCCCGAAATATTTGTCTCAACGATTACCAATGAAACCTTGGAATTGAAAGTCCAGGTATGGACCAACGCGGTGAACAAAGAAGATAACTTCCGCAGCGAAATCCTGCTGAATATTTACCGCAAATTTAAAGAGAAAGGCATCAAAATGGCTTAG
- a CDS encoding glycoside hydrolase family 43 protein, translating into MSGNPVFPGWYADPEGIIFGKKYWIYPTFSAPYNQQVFMDAFSSSDLVNWTKHSRIIDTTSIKWAKRAMWAPAIIEKGGKYYLFFGANDIQSDKELGGIGVAVADNPAGPFRDHLGKPLIDRFHNGAQPIDQFVFKDKDGQYYMIYGGWRHCNIAKLKDDFTGFVPFDDGTTFKEITPKNYVEGPFMFIRNGKYYFMWSEGGWTGPNYSVAYAMADSPFGPFERVGKILQQDPKVATGAGHHSVIQVPGKDQWYIVYHRRPLTETDGNHRETCIDQLNFDEKGFIKPVQITVEGVKRNRLR; encoded by the coding sequence ATGTCCGGAAATCCGGTTTTTCCCGGTTGGTATGCCGACCCGGAAGGAATCATTTTTGGAAAAAAATACTGGATTTATCCAACCTTTTCGGCGCCGTATAATCAGCAGGTTTTTATGGATGCCTTTTCTTCGTCTGATCTGGTCAACTGGACAAAACACAGCCGCATTATTGATACAACGTCCATCAAATGGGCGAAGCGAGCGATGTGGGCACCAGCCATCATTGAGAAAGGCGGAAAATATTACCTGTTCTTTGGTGCAAATGACATTCAAAGTGACAAAGAATTGGGCGGGATTGGCGTGGCCGTAGCCGACAATCCCGCTGGTCCATTCCGGGATCACTTGGGAAAACCACTGATTGACCGGTTTCACAACGGGGCCCAGCCCATCGACCAGTTTGTTTTTAAAGACAAAGACGGTCAGTACTACATGATTTATGGCGGCTGGCGGCATTGCAACATTGCGAAGCTGAAAGACGATTTTACGGGGTTTGTGCCTTTCGACGATGGGACGACTTTTAAGGAAATTACCCCAAAAAACTACGTTGAAGGGCCTTTTATGTTCATTCGGAACGGTAAATATTACTTCATGTGGTCGGAAGGCGGATGGACTGGGCCAAATTATTCCGTGGCTTACGCCATGGCCGATTCACCGTTTGGTCCATTTGAGCGCGTTGGAAAAATCTTACAGCAAGACCCTAAAGTGGCGACGGGTGCGGGGCATCATTCAGTAATTCAGGTACCGGGCAAAGACCAGTGGTATATTGTTTATCACCGTCGCCCATTAACGGAAACCGACGGCAATCACCGCGAAACCTGTATTGATCAGCTTAATTTTGACGAAAAAGGCTTCATCAAACCCGTTCAGATTACGGTAGAAGGCGTCAAACGCAATCGATTGCGGTAA